In Amaranthus tricolor cultivar Red isolate AtriRed21 chromosome 3, ASM2621246v1, whole genome shotgun sequence, a single window of DNA contains:
- the LOC130808922 gene encoding LOB domain-containing protein 38-like, protein MSCNGCRVLRKGCSESCILRPCLQWIDTPESQGHATVFVAKFFGRAGLMSFISNVPQPKRPALFQSLLYEACGRTVNPVSGAVGLLWTGNWHLCQAAVETVLRGGTLRPISEFLVGAPASPFLMTAEVDDNSDFVCPSIAAKADSRRKQIGTTKIHSSEFSPPCRFTDSKRIKEVDDDYHARHLDLSLTPPTFIHPPPPQRPGTPSLNSEESATTVSFESDDYDQHKTLKLFV, encoded by the exons ATGAGTTGCAATGGTTGCCGAGTTCTTCGAAAGGGATGCAGTGAATCTTGCATTTTACGGCCTTGTCTTCAATGGATTGACACCCCTGAATCTCAAGGCCACGCTACCGTTTTCGTCGCTAAATTCTTCGGCCGCGCTGGTCTCATGTCCTTCATCTCCAACGTCCCCCAACCTAAACGCCCTG CGTTATTCCAGTCTCTTCTATATGAAGCATGCGGCCGTACTGTAAATCCTGTGAGCGGCGCCGTAGGGTTGCTCTGGACCGGAAACTGGCACCTTTGTCAAGCTGCTGTTGAGACAGTTCTTCGTGGTGGAACCCTAAGACCAATCTCTGAGTTTCTTGTCGGAGCTCCGGCGTCTCCATTTCTGATGACTGCTGAGGTGGACGATAACTCCGACTTTGTTTGTCCCTCTATAGCGGCCAAAGCCGACTCGCGGCGGAAGCAGATTGGTACAACCAAAATTCATTCATCAGAGTTCTCTCCTCCTTGTAGATTTACCGACAGTAAACGAATAAAGGAGGTAGACGATGATTATCATGCGAGACACCTTGATCTTAGTCTTACACCACCGACTTTTATTCACCCACCGCCGCCTCAACGGCCTGGAACTCCGTCGTTAAATTCTGAAGAATCGGCCACCACCGTTAGTTTTGAGAGCGACGACTACGATCAGCATAAAACTTTGAAATTATTCGTTTAA